One Ictalurus punctatus breed USDA103 chromosome 21, Coco_2.0, whole genome shotgun sequence genomic window carries:
- the thoc7 gene encoding THO complex subunit 7 homolog codes for MGTITDDEVIRKRLLIDGDGAGDDRRINVLLKSFLKWCHSNVTPEEGFAQYQRMLGSLSQCEFSMGKTLLVYDMNLKEMENYETIYADIEQSISAAHEKIGECKKEIQRAKRIRKNRQEYDALAKVIQQHPDRHKTMEQLEALDKELQQLSQIKENVEDKLELRKKQFHVLLSTIQELQQTLDNDEKMESDETSQESPMENGD; via the exons ATGGGCACCATAACTGATG ATGAGGTCATCCGTAAGCGGCTGCTCATCGACGGCGACGGAGCTGGAGACGACCGACGCATCAACGTCCTCCTGAAAAGCTTCCTGAAATGGTGCCACTCGAACGTGACACCAGAAGAAgg ATTCGCTCAGTACCAGAGGATGCTCGGAAGCTTGTCGCAGTGCGAGTTCTCGATGGGAAAGACGCTTTTGGTGTATGACATGAACCTGAAGGAGATGGAGAACTATGAAACGATCTACGCAGACATCG AGCAAAGTATATCGGCCGCACACGAGAAAATCGGCGAGTGCAAAAAAGAGATCCAGAGAGCAAAGCGGATACGAAAGAACCGCCAAG AGTATGATGCTTTGGCAAAAGTCATCCAGCAACATCCAGACAGACACAAAACAATGGA GCAGCTTGAAGCGCTGGACAAAGAACTTCAACAGCTTTCCCAAATCAAAGAGAATGTAGAAGATAAG TTGGAGCTGCGTAAGAAACAGTTCCACGTGCTTCTCAGTACCATCCAGGAGCTTCAGCAGACGCTAGACA ATGATGAAAAGATGGAGAGTGATGAAACGTCCCAAGAAAGTCCAATGGAGAATGGAGAttag